TGTGGTCTAAGCCGACCTAAGATGGACAAACCGCCGCGGACAAACCCCTGCAGAGGGAGAACACATCTGGAGAAGACCATTGAGTGCTGAATCCGGCCAGGCCACACCTGCTCCCACCCTGGAAATGGTGGCGGCCCTGGCCGGTGTCTCCAGGGCCACGGTGTCCCGTGTGGTCAACGGCGCCCCGTCGGTTGACCCGCAACTGGCCAGTTCCGTTGAAAAGGCAGTGCGCACGCTCAATTACGTGCCCAACCGTGCGGCAAGGACCCTTGCCAGCCGCCGCACCTACACGGTGACCCTGCTCGTTCCGGAGTCTACGTCCAAGGTTTTCGCCGATCCGTTCTTCGCAACGGTCGTGGAGGGTGTGGCCCGGTATCTGAACACCACCGACTACATGCTCAACATGGTCACGTCCTCGGAAGCAAACCCGGAAAAGACCCGGCGCTATCTTATGGGCGGGAACGTGGACGGCGTCCTGGTGGTGTCCCACCACACCGGCGACCATTCCTGGGCACACCTGAACGGGTCACTGCCGCTGGTGTTTGCAGGGCGGCCGCTGATCAACGCCAAGGACAGCTACTTCGTGGAGGTGGACAACGAGGAAGGGGCCGCTGCCGCCACTGCACGGCTGGTGGAAAGCGGACGGCGCCACATTGCCACCATCGCGGGGCCGCAGGACATGCCTCCCGGTGTGGACCGGCTGGCGGGATGGCGGACCACTGTGCAACAAGCAGGACTGGATGACGCGCTGGTGGAGACCGGTGATTTCACCGTCACTTCCGGGGCGGCCGCCATGCGGCGGCTGCTGGGCCGCGAAAAGCCGCTGGACGCGCTCTTCGCAGCCAATGACCAGATGGCAGCCGGTGCATACTCCGTCATCAAGGAACGCGGGCTCCGCATTCCGGAAGACATCGCCGTTGTCGGTTTCGACGACGACTATTACGCCACGAGCCTCAGCCCGGCCCTGACCACCATCCATCATCCAATCGCGGCACTCGGGGAGAAAATGGCCGAGCTCCTGGTGGAACTGATTGAAGGTCGGGCTGCTGAACGCATCCACCGCCTGCCCACGTCCCTGGTTGTCCGAGAATCCGCGTAGGAGCTGATCCTTTGTCCTTTCCCACCGCCACTCCTGTCACTGCGGGCCGGCGCATTGTCCGTCCCCCCTGCGCGCAGGAGGGGGCTGCCTCTCCCCTGGCCTCCACCGGCGCCCCGCTGAAATGGGCGGTGGTAGCCACGGGCAGCATTGCCGGTAAGGTTACCGCCGACCTATCCCTGCTTGAGGATTCAGTCCTGTATGCGGTGAGTTCGCGCAGCGGGCACCGCGCAGCCGAGTTCGCGGACCGGTTCGGCTTTCACACCTCGTACTCCGACGCCGACGGCGGCCCCTCCGGTTTTGAACAGATGTTCGCCGACCCGGCGGTCGACGTCGTTTACATTGCCACTCCGCACGCCCAGCATTATGAGGTTGCCAGGAGCGCCCTCGAACACGGCAAGCACGTACTGTGCGAGAAGCCGCTCACTGTCAACGCCGCTGAAGCAGCAGAGCTGATCACGATCGCCCGGGACCGGAATCTGTTCCTCATGGAAGCACTCTGGACGCGGTTCCTGCCCAGTGCAAACCGAGCCTGGGACATCCTGGCCTCCGGCGAGCTCGGAGCGCCGTCCTGGGTGCAGGCCGACCTGGGCTTCCCTGCGCCGGCGGATCCGGCCGCCAGGATATGGGACCCCGCAGCCGGCGGCGGAGCACTGCTGGATCTGTCCGTCTACACCCTCACCTGGGCTCTGGGAGCGCTGGGCTGGCCTGATGGCGTTGAGGCGTCCGGGATCCTCAACGAGCACGGCGTGGACATCCAGAACGCCCTGACGCTGCGTTACGACGACGGCCGCCACGCCCAGCTCACGTCCTCGCTGGCGGCCTCGGGCCCGGGCAGTGCCACCATCGCCTGCAGCGGCGGATGGCTGAGGACGGGCGGCGGAGACCTCTATAACCCGAGCGAGCTGCACGTGAGCGGACCCGCCGGTGTGCGGGTGGAGTCATTTGAACGCGTGGGCACCGGCTATACGTATCAGCTGCGTGAGGTCACCCGCTGCATCCAGCAGGGCCTGACCGAGAGCCCCACCATGCCCCTTGCGGACACCCTGCGGACCATGGAACTGCTCGACGGCGTGCGGGCCCAGCTGGGCCTGAGCTACGCCAACGACGCACGGCAGTAGTTCCTGAACGCAAAAGCAGGCCCCCACCGAAGTGGGGGCCTGCTTTTTTTGAGCTATTTCAACCGGTTAGTTCAACCGAGGGAAATTAGTTGCCCGTGAGCTTCTCGCGCAGAGCGGCAAGTGCTTCGTCGGAAGCCAGCGTGCCGGCGCCCGTCTCAGCAACAGCCGGCTCGGAGGAGTAGCTCGTGGTGCCGGATTCGGAAGTCTCCGAAGCAGCTGCGATGTCCTCGGAAGCGTGCTGTGCAACCTGCTTCTTGTGGGCTTCCCAGCGAGCCTGGGCGTCAGCGTACTGCTGCTCCCAAGCGGCACGCTGGGTCTCGTAGCCTTCGAGCCATTCGTTGGACTCGGGGTCGAAGCCCTCCGGGTACTTGTAGTTGCCGGCTTCGTCGTACTCTGCGGCCATGCCGTACAGAGCCGGGTCGAACTCGGTGCCTTCGGGGTCTACGCCCTCGTTGGCCTGCTTCAGCGACAGGCTGATGCGGCGACGCTCGAGGTCGATGTCGATGACCTTGACGAACAGTTCGTCTCCAACGGAAACAACCTGCTCGGCCAGCTCTACGTGGCGGACTGCCAGCTCGGAGATGTGGACCAGGCCTTCGATGCCGTCTTCGACGCGAACGAACGCACCGAACGGAACCAGCTTGGTGACCTTACCCGGCACAACCTGGCCCAGGGCGTGGGTGCGGGCGAAGGTCTGCCACGGATCTTCCTGCGTAGCCTTCAGCGACAGGGAGACACGCTCGCGGTCGAGGTCAACTTCCAGAACCTCAACGGTGACTTCCTGGCCAACTTCAACGACCTCGGAGGGGTGGTCGATGTGCTTCCAGGACAGCTCGGAAACGTGGACGAGACCGTCTACGCCGCCCAGGTCCACGAATGCACCGAAGTTGACGATGGAGGAAACAACGCCCGGACGAACCTGGCCCTTTTCCAGCTTGTTGAGGAACGTGGAGCGAACCTCGGACTGCGTCTGCTCGAGCCAGGCACGGCGGGACAGAACAACGTTGTTGCGGTTCTTGTCCAGTTCGATGATCTTGGCTTCGATCTGCTGGCCGATGTACGGAGCCAGGTCGCGGACACGACGCATCTCGACGAGGGAGGCCGGCAGGAAGCCGCGCAGGCCGATGTCCAGGATGAGGCCACCCTTGACAACCTCGATGACGGTACCGGTAACGACGCCGTCTTCTTCCTTGACCTTCTCGATGTCGCCCCAGGCGCGCTCGTACTGTGCGCGCTTCTTGGAGAGAATCAGGCGGCCTTCTTTGTCTTCCTTGGTGAGAACCAAAGCTTCGACCTGATCGCCAACAGAGACAACGTCTCCGGGATCAACGTCGTGCTTGATGGAGAGCTCACGGGAAGGGATGACACCCTCGGTCTTGTAACCGATGTCGAGCAGGACCTCGTCGCGGTCAACCTTGACGACGGTACCTTCGACGAGATCGCCGTCGTTGAAGTACTTGATCGTTGCGTCAATGGCGGCGAGGAAGTCCTCGGCAGTACCGATGTCGTTGATGGCGACCTGCGGGGTACCGGACTTCTCGGTGGTGGTGATGGTCATGTAGTTGGGACTCCGATGTGGAAGTTGTTTTGTATTCCGGATGCGCTCCCACCGAACTCAGAGCAGCCGTTCAGGCCTGCCTCAAGACAGTGCTTGTTTGTCCGGAGATGGACAGAATTGGTAATTACTGCGCAATTACGCGCCAGATCAGTCTAGCCGCAGCCTGCAACTCAGGTCAAAGCACCGGGACCACTTTAAAGGAAGTAGTCGGATTCCGGGTCAGAAATGGGTGCTGCAGTAGGGTGCCGGACCAGCGGTGAAAAGTGCATCAAGGACTTCCAACGCTGCTTGGCTGCCCCGTATTCCGCCCGCTGCCGCCAGCGTGGGGGCGCTGACACCGCCCAGATACAGCGATCCCAGAGCTGCAACGTCAATCTCGGCAGCCACGGTTCCCTCCTGCATAGTTCCCTCGTGCACGGTTCCATCCTGTATCGCGCCGGCTTCAACCGGCCTGGCACGCCCGCTGCCGCCCTCGACGTCCAGCTGCCACACGCCGTCGGCCATCCCCAGCGGATCCCGGACCGTGAGGACCACGGAGCCCGCCCCTGTGTAGTGCCGGGATTCAAGGGCTGCCCTGGTGTCCAGGATGCGCAGCCACAGGACGTCATCCACGCTGGTGACGGAGTACCGGCGACGGTCCGCCAGCATCCAGGGCAGCGGATCGGCGACGGGTGCCGCATCAAAGGTCAGCCGGTCCACCAGGTCCATGGAGCCAAGATAGCGCCAGAGTTCACGGTAGGCGTCGTCGCTTGCCGCCACCAGATCAGTGACCTTTACTGTGTGCGGCTCGGTCCGCCAGCCCAGGGACTTGTAGGCGGCGTAGCCGTCCGGGACGCCGTTGGCGTTGTAATGAAGAACACCGCGCAAAGCCTTGTCCGGCTCGAAGCTTTCTTCGCTCCAGGCGGCGGAAGCACGCATCCAGTAGCGGTGCTGGCGCCCCATGGCACCGTTCGTCCGTTCCAAGTGGGCACGGTAGATGTCCGGAGCCAGGAACCGCAGCTTGGCACTGTCCGCCACAGCAATGCTGCCCGTGGTGCCAGAGGTGAAGCCCAGGCCGCCGCGGGTATCCAGCCTGATCTCCGCCGTGGAGGTGGCAGCTCCGAACCCGAAGCGGCCGTAGATGGTCGCCTCAGAGGCCGTAAGCCCGGCCAGCGCCAGCCCCGCTTCCTTTGCCCGCTGCAGATCGCTGGTGATCATGCTGCGGAGGATTCCGCGGCGGCGGTGCGTCGGCCGCACCGTCACGGCCGTGACCAGATGCGCCGGCAGCAGCCGCCCGCCGCCCACGTTCAGGGAATTGACCATGGTGGCGTAGGTAGCCACCGGTACGGCCGGGTCCAAGGCGGAGTCCGGGGCCGTGTCGTCATAGACGGCGGTCAGGATGCGGCCGTCCCGCTGACAGGCGTCCACCTCTGCGGGGAGGTGCTTGGGATCGCCCCGTTGTTCATGGAACCCCAGGTTGACCGCCTCGAGCCAGTTGGCGGTTCGCGCGTCGTCGTTCTCCGGTGCAAAGGAAGTTGTCCGCAACCCGCTGCTCAACCCACTGGCCACTGCCGCATCCTGCATTATGTTCCCCCAGTTGAGTTCGCCAGTTGAGTTCGCGCTTGGTGCGCTTTAGTGGCCCGCCTCGTGCCAGCTGACGCCGACGCCCACGGAGACGTCCAACGGAACGGACAGATCCGCTGCCGAGCCCATCTGCTCCCGGACCAGCTTCTCCACGGCGTCCCGTTCCCCGGGGGCCACTTCGAGCACCAGTTCATCATGGACCTGCAGCAGCATGCGGGACTTCAGGCCCTGGGCCTTCAGCTCCGTGTCGACTCCGAGCATGGCTTTCTTGATGATGTCCGCAGCAGAGCCCTGGATGGGTGCGTTCAGGGCGGCGCGTTCCGCCATTTCGCGCAGCTGCCGGTTGTCACTGGAGAGGTCCGGCAGATAGCGGCGGCGGCCCTCAATGGTGGAGGTGAAGCCGTCCTTGCG
This genomic interval from Arthrobacter sunyaminii contains the following:
- the rpsA gene encoding 30S ribosomal protein S1, producing the protein MTITTTEKSGTPQVAINDIGTAEDFLAAIDATIKYFNDGDLVEGTVVKVDRDEVLLDIGYKTEGVIPSRELSIKHDVDPGDVVSVGDQVEALVLTKEDKEGRLILSKKRAQYERAWGDIEKVKEEDGVVTGTVIEVVKGGLILDIGLRGFLPASLVEMRRVRDLAPYIGQQIEAKIIELDKNRNNVVLSRRAWLEQTQSEVRSTFLNKLEKGQVRPGVVSSIVNFGAFVDLGGVDGLVHVSELSWKHIDHPSEVVEVGQEVTVEVLEVDLDRERVSLSLKATQEDPWQTFARTHALGQVVPGKVTKLVPFGAFVRVEDGIEGLVHISELAVRHVELAEQVVSVGDELFVKVIDIDLERRRISLSLKQANEGVDPEGTEFDPALYGMAAEYDEAGNYKYPEGFDPESNEWLEGYETQRAAWEQQYADAQARWEAHKKQVAQHASEDIAAASETSESGTTSYSSEPAVAETGAGTLASDEALAALREKLTGN
- a CDS encoding LacI family DNA-binding transcriptional regulator, with product MVAALAGVSRATVSRVVNGAPSVDPQLASSVEKAVRTLNYVPNRAARTLASRRTYTVTLLVPESTSKVFADPFFATVVEGVARYLNTTDYMLNMVTSSEANPEKTRRYLMGGNVDGVLVVSHHTGDHSWAHLNGSLPLVFAGRPLINAKDSYFVEVDNEEGAAAATARLVESGRRHIATIAGPQDMPPGVDRLAGWRTTVQQAGLDDALVETGDFTVTSGAAAMRRLLGREKPLDALFAANDQMAAGAYSVIKERGLRIPEDIAVVGFDDDYYATSLSPALTTIHHPIAALGEKMAELLVELIEGRAAERIHRLPTSLVVRESA
- a CDS encoding Gfo/Idh/MocA family protein encodes the protein MSFPTATPVTAGRRIVRPPCAQEGAASPLASTGAPLKWAVVATGSIAGKVTADLSLLEDSVLYAVSSRSGHRAAEFADRFGFHTSYSDADGGPSGFEQMFADPAVDVVYIATPHAQHYEVARSALEHGKHVLCEKPLTVNAAEAAELITIARDRNLFLMEALWTRFLPSANRAWDILASGELGAPSWVQADLGFPAPADPAARIWDPAAGGGALLDLSVYTLTWALGALGWPDGVEASGILNEHGVDIQNALTLRYDDGRHAQLTSSLAASGPGSATIACSGGWLRTGGGDLYNPSELHVSGPAGVRVESFERVGTGYTYQLREVTRCIQQGLTESPTMPLADTLRTMELLDGVRAQLGLSYANDARQ
- a CDS encoding GNAT family N-acetyltransferase — its product is MASGLSSGLRTTSFAPENDDARTANWLEAVNLGFHEQRGDPKHLPAEVDACQRDGRILTAVYDDTAPDSALDPAVPVATYATMVNSLNVGGGRLLPAHLVTAVTVRPTHRRRGILRSMITSDLQRAKEAGLALAGLTASEATIYGRFGFGAATSTAEIRLDTRGGLGFTSGTTGSIAVADSAKLRFLAPDIYRAHLERTNGAMGRQHRYWMRASAAWSEESFEPDKALRGVLHYNANGVPDGYAAYKSLGWRTEPHTVKVTDLVAASDDAYRELWRYLGSMDLVDRLTFDAAPVADPLPWMLADRRRYSVTSVDDVLWLRILDTRAALESRHYTGAGSVVLTVRDPLGMADGVWQLDVEGGSGRARPVEAGAIQDGTVHEGTMQEGTVAAEIDVAALGSLYLGGVSAPTLAAAGGIRGSQAALEVLDALFTAGPAPYCSTHF